One window of the Capnocytophaga haemolytica genome contains the following:
- a CDS encoding M48 family metallopeptidase has protein sequence MEKVVTRGFILIAIFIGSWFLLQQINWISALHLGSYKKIELLKKAEKELGEMMILEMERDNERVTNDFVKESVDSLVTRICNANNIRTNNLRVYIFENSEVNAFALPDRQLVIYTGLIDDTKNAEALSGVIAHELAHIEKDHVIQSLSRELAISTLLTITGNGSVIKDIMRTLSSNAFSREMEKEADLTGLAYLEKAHIDPKPMAEFLGLLDDGVPSGLEWLSTHPVSKDRKEYILKRINAEKKDYQPIIAPSTWEQLKDSL, from the coding sequence ATGGAAAAGGTAGTTACAAGAGGGTTTATCCTCATCGCAATATTTATCGGAAGCTGGTTTCTACTGCAACAAATCAACTGGATATCAGCACTTCACTTAGGCTCTTATAAGAAGATTGAGCTTCTTAAAAAGGCTGAGAAAGAACTCGGTGAAATGATGATCCTCGAGATGGAGCGAGACAATGAGCGTGTGACCAATGATTTTGTAAAGGAGAGCGTAGATAGTTTGGTGACGCGTATTTGCAACGCTAATAACATACGAACCAACAACTTACGCGTTTATATCTTTGAGAACAGCGAGGTAAATGCCTTTGCGCTGCCCGATCGACAGTTGGTTATCTATACGGGGCTTATTGACGATACTAAGAATGCAGAGGCACTCAGCGGGGTGATTGCCCACGAACTGGCTCACATTGAGAAAGACCACGTAATACAATCATTATCAAGAGAACTGGCTATCAGCACTTTGCTTACCATTACAGGAAATGGTTCTGTGATTAAGGATATTATGAGGACGCTTTCTTCAAATGCTTTTAGCCGTGAGATGGAGAAAGAGGCTGACCTTACAGGTTTAGCCTACTTGGAAAAGGCGCATATCGACCCAAAGCCAATGGCTGAGTTCTTAGGTCTTTTAGACGATGGGGTGCCTTCGGGCTTGGAATGGCTCAGCACTCACCCTGTTTCCAAGGATCGCAAGGAGTACATCCTCAAACGTATCAATGCTGAGAAGAAAGACTATCAGCCTATTATAGCTCCTTCTACTTGGGAGCAACTCAAAGACAGCTTATAA
- a CDS encoding DUF2752 domain-containing protein, with protein MCLTRKGFYSLVTALCLAGWVWLLSQFLLHKQDVAFTLCPLKNLTGVPCTTCGTTRSVVAFFHGKFTEALYCNPLGIIAAVGLIIAPLWLSYDFVQHKKTFYGAYVAFENILKRPVVYVPLIALLLCNWAWNIYKGL; from the coding sequence ATGTGCTTAACTCGTAAGGGCTTTTACAGCCTTGTAACTGCGCTATGTCTTGCTGGTTGGGTATGGCTATTGAGCCAGTTTTTACTCCATAAGCAAGACGTAGCTTTTACATTATGCCCTTTGAAGAACCTCACTGGCGTGCCGTGTACCACTTGTGGCACTACACGCTCAGTGGTAGCGTTTTTCCACGGCAAATTTACAGAGGCGCTCTACTGCAACCCTCTGGGAATCATAGCCGCAGTGGGGCTTATTATAGCGCCATTATGGCTTTCTTATGACTTTGTGCAACACAAGAAAACTTTCTATGGGGCTTATGTAGCTTTTGAAAATATACTCAAACGCCCAGTGGTGTACGTGCCTCTTATCGCACTGCTTTTGTGCAACTGGGCTTGGAATATCTATAAAGGTTTATGA
- a CDS encoding TM2 domain-containing protein, whose translation MDSQKVDMFIVANGKFFRPEIVPQIRQQLLDAPEEKWATLQAMPYKDPTTALIISIFAGNLGIDRFYIGDTGIGVGKLLTFGGCGIWALVDWFLIMDATRDKNAQMLANVLNS comes from the coding sequence ATGGATTCACAAAAAGTGGATATGTTTATCGTAGCCAATGGCAAGTTTTTCAGACCAGAGATTGTGCCTCAAATCCGCCAGCAACTGCTGGACGCCCCTGAGGAAAAGTGGGCAACCCTTCAAGCAATGCCTTACAAAGACCCTACTACTGCACTGATTATCTCTATCTTTGCAGGGAATTTAGGTATCGACCGCTTCTATATCGGCGATACAGGCATTGGGGTTGGTAAGCTACTCACCTTTGGTGGTTGTGGTATTTGGGCTCTTGTGGACTGGTTCCTCATTATGGACGCTACACGCGACAAAAACGCTCAGATGTTAGCCAATGTGCTTAACTCGTAA
- a CDS encoding ankyrin repeat domain-containing protein translates to MIKRLLLCIALITTVVTSAQKNPLLSHSFWEGKPSVADVQKQVERGADATAFDARMFDATTLAILNEAPYETIVYLLSLKGNGVEKRTHDKRTYLFWAAHSDNVPIVRYLLDKGAKTDVRDSRGQTPLIFAAARGNVNPELYDLLLKHGASIKETNNQGANALLLLAPHFKNIEETRYFTKKGLSLKSVDKDGNNAIFYAATLGNKAMMEAFAKKKVKAKALNDKGENLFFAAARGGRSKRNGLDIFQYIEALGVDPSQKSKEGVTPLLIVAERSRDVEVIRFFIEKGNDVNQRDSAGDTPLIKAAERNVLPVVTLLAEKVSDINAQNKAGQSALTQAVATNRADVVRLLLQKGADAKIKDLKGNTLAYYLLRNFNTHNSKDFNEKWRLLSEAGMDWTQPQGDGSTLYHLAIETGDADVFAKVAELPIDINAKNAEGLTALHKAAMRAKDLYLIKELLNKGANPAITTDLGETAYDLARENEALKDVDVNFLK, encoded by the coding sequence ATGATAAAGCGACTTTTACTATGTATAGCGCTGATTACCACAGTGGTAACGAGCGCGCAAAAGAACCCCTTGCTAAGCCATTCGTTCTGGGAAGGAAAGCCCTCAGTAGCTGATGTGCAAAAGCAAGTAGAACGGGGCGCCGACGCTACGGCTTTCGATGCGCGAATGTTTGATGCGACTACCTTGGCGATCCTCAATGAGGCACCTTACGAGACGATTGTCTACTTGCTTTCGCTTAAAGGGAATGGCGTGGAGAAGCGCACACATGATAAGCGCACTTATCTATTCTGGGCGGCACATAGCGATAACGTTCCGATAGTGAGGTATTTACTCGATAAAGGGGCTAAGACAGACGTGCGTGACTCGCGCGGGCAAACGCCACTCATATTCGCGGCGGCTCGTGGGAATGTCAACCCTGAGTTGTATGACCTACTGCTCAAACACGGGGCGAGTATCAAAGAGACTAATAATCAAGGTGCTAATGCTCTATTGCTCTTAGCACCACACTTCAAGAATATAGAAGAGACGCGTTACTTCACCAAGAAGGGACTTTCGCTCAAATCCGTAGATAAGGACGGTAATAACGCGATATTTTATGCGGCTACCTTGGGAAATAAGGCGATGATGGAGGCTTTTGCAAAGAAGAAAGTAAAAGCTAAGGCGCTGAATGACAAGGGCGAGAACCTATTTTTTGCCGCTGCTCGTGGTGGCAGAAGTAAGCGCAATGGGCTTGATATATTTCAGTATATAGAGGCTTTGGGTGTAGATCCTTCACAGAAGAGTAAGGAAGGAGTAACCCCCCTATTGATTGTGGCTGAGCGTAGTAGAGATGTGGAAGTCATTCGCTTTTTCATTGAGAAGGGTAATGATGTCAATCAGCGTGACAGTGCGGGCGATACACCGCTGATAAAGGCTGCCGAAAGGAATGTGCTGCCTGTGGTAACGCTTCTCGCTGAAAAGGTGAGCGATATCAATGCGCAAAACAAAGCGGGGCAAAGCGCTCTCACACAAGCAGTGGCAACCAACAGGGCTGATGTGGTGCGCTTACTGCTGCAAAAGGGCGCTGATGCTAAGATAAAAGATTTGAAAGGCAATACGTTAGCGTATTATCTGCTGCGGAATTTCAATACGCATAACTCTAAGGATTTTAACGAAAAGTGGCGCTTACTGAGTGAGGCCGGTATGGATTGGACGCAGCCTCAGGGTGATGGCAGTACGCTTTATCATTTAGCCATTGAGACAGGCGATGCGGATGTTTTTGCGAAGGTGGCTGAGTTACCCATCGATATCAATGCCAAGAATGCTGAGGGTTTGACGGCGCTGCATAAAGCTGCAATGCGTGCGAAGGATCTGTACCTAATCAAGGAGCTGCTTAATAAGGGGGCTAACCCTGCCATCACTACCGATCTGGGTGAGACTGCTTATGACTTAGCTCGTGAAAATGAAGCTCTTAAAGATGTAGATGTCAATTTTTTAAAATAG
- a CDS encoding YqiA/YcfP family alpha/beta fold hydrolase, which produces MKVLYLHGLDSSLQSDRRAALERYGEVAAPQLDYRSSPHLLEQLITEYATVDALVGSSAGGLVAYYLAQLLAKPALLLNPALPFREEVPADLPLPADHRAYMRVVIGLRDAVVDPWASVAVLKEDSARLSALDIVLLGAMEHSYPIEIFEEQLAQFIASSF; this is translated from the coding sequence ATGAAAGTATTGTACTTACACGGGCTGGATAGTAGCTTGCAAAGCGATAGGCGAGCGGCGTTGGAGCGTTACGGGGAGGTAGCGGCACCGCAGCTGGACTATCGTTCCTCGCCGCATTTGCTCGAGCAGCTCATTACTGAGTACGCTACGGTAGATGCTTTAGTAGGCTCGAGTGCGGGGGGGTTAGTGGCGTATTATCTCGCGCAATTGCTGGCGAAACCCGCCTTGTTGCTCAACCCTGCGCTGCCCTTTCGCGAAGAGGTGCCTGCCGACTTGCCTTTGCCTGCCGATCACCGTGCTTATATGCGGGTGGTCATCGGGCTGCGCGATGCGGTGGTAGATCCTTGGGCTTCGGTGGCGGTGCTTAAAGAGGACAGCGCGCGCCTCAGTGCCTTAGACATCGTGCTGCTCGGGGCAATGGAACACTCTTATCCTATTGAGATATTTGAGGAGCAGCTCGCTCAGTTTATAGCCAGTAGCTTTTAG
- a CDS encoding AAA family ATPase, which produces MKILSVTIHNIASIEGPYTIDFEAEPLKSAGLFAITGATGAGKSTLLDAICLALYNDTPRLASTKPSVSIADGATDIPINNVKHLLRKGATYASAKVSFLATDGKVYESEWSVQRARKKATGTLQAEVIRLRCLSDNEVYPEGRKSLVLERIRELLGLSFDEFTKSVILAQGDFTSFLKADDNTRSDILEKLTGTQIYSQISKLVFEKNKQHKAALELLDARLAEANVLSEEARAALQGQITDLTGDLKALRATIDLFTKEQQWYTTRQRLEEQLAEAEAQLRTALDAGEAHKAAFAELAIIEALQAIKTDVLNQKSEQEALVQAEEDLKVATAQLNEISALKDRLASDKDSTQQALDKAQEEFYQLKPSIEAAKELETRISERQQSLQAKEQQVAAKQQQLTNKEKEREELTQRIAKGEAYLQQKNSWITAHPTYGILLNNEQWLRSLAAEYQQLSEQIARKSLNLSEQEAAQQQLATELTAERALFTTKQEELAKQQQDYTQLKQQLDKIDVEVLHQKQNTYTRELQIYQEDKTTLQQIATYQEVIAKTANHLEALHQAEQRDTVRLKELETSKQAAEIKYETTEQLYQKAQIEHSESVTALRESLTEGEACPVCGATHHPYAHSAAAEHILASLQEELNRARTTLTEQNNTYVATAAQLKHTSESIIEQTQRLKEQEAQLQQAERTLQQSSKSNEYTEGQALAYITDRIAELTILSEENNRLFEQHNALKKQSDSAFLTVEGTRRALDTLKEKLTSLEEQHQQITSETQTLSLEKESYVQQQTSQLSQLSRLQLEEEWHTLFKRDTAQFTTKISTAISELRSVSAEVEKAKEKLSVYAQKNIQFSSEIDSLKKDTAQQQATLQQERTEVEKLISERTGLLEGKRVSAVEASYTTAIQTLTQTLQQQQQAFNEANLQHTELQSKAKSLREAQHQSAERIASAEERITKWIATHYPDSVDEVYRHRQEWAAIPHTQLQALRTKQQQIEANLLKQRTIVEQSSQRLNEHLQGEVPSLSQSELSAQLQATEQQHDSLHQQLVLKQGELLADTQQQASVKTLQVERTAKATEAERWAQLNSLIGSADGHRFRQYAQEYTLEMLLRHANQQMKYINRRYSLQRIPSSLSIQVVDHDMGDEIRSVYSLSGGESFLVSLALALALSSLSSTNMNIETLFIDEGFGALDVDTLSVALDALESLQKQGKKVGVISHVQEMVERIPVKIQVKKEGNGKSVISL; this is translated from the coding sequence ATGAAAATACTCTCGGTAACGATTCACAATATTGCTTCCATCGAAGGACCATATACTATTGATTTCGAGGCAGAGCCCTTGAAATCGGCGGGGCTGTTTGCCATCACGGGTGCCACAGGGGCTGGTAAATCAACTCTTTTGGACGCGATATGCCTTGCGCTCTACAACGATACGCCACGGTTGGCTTCGACCAAGCCTTCGGTGAGCATCGCTGATGGAGCTACGGATATACCGATCAACAATGTGAAGCACTTGCTGCGTAAAGGGGCTACCTATGCTTCGGCTAAGGTGTCGTTTCTGGCTACCGATGGCAAGGTATACGAATCGGAATGGAGTGTGCAGCGTGCGCGCAAGAAGGCGACGGGCACTTTGCAGGCGGAGGTGATAAGGCTGCGTTGCCTTAGCGATAACGAGGTATACCCTGAGGGGCGTAAGTCGCTGGTGTTGGAGCGGATACGCGAGCTACTGGGGCTGTCGTTTGATGAGTTTACCAAGTCAGTAATCTTGGCACAAGGTGATTTTACGTCTTTCCTCAAAGCCGATGACAATACGCGTTCGGATATCTTGGAGAAGCTCACAGGTACACAGATTTACAGTCAGATATCAAAGTTGGTGTTTGAAAAGAACAAGCAGCATAAGGCTGCTTTAGAGCTCCTTGACGCTCGCTTGGCGGAGGCAAATGTGCTCAGTGAGGAAGCGCGTGCAGCACTTCAGGGGCAGATCACTGATTTGACAGGAGATTTGAAAGCACTTAGGGCTACTATTGATCTGTTTACTAAGGAGCAGCAGTGGTATACCACCCGACAAAGGCTTGAGGAGCAGCTCGCTGAGGCAGAAGCACAGCTACGCACTGCCTTAGACGCAGGTGAGGCTCACAAAGCAGCCTTTGCAGAACTTGCTATCATTGAGGCATTACAAGCTATCAAGACGGATGTTCTCAACCAGAAGAGTGAGCAGGAAGCACTTGTACAGGCGGAAGAGGATCTTAAAGTGGCAACAGCGCAGTTGAACGAGATTAGTGCCTTAAAGGATAGATTGGCTTCGGATAAAGACAGCACACAGCAAGCTCTTGACAAAGCCCAAGAAGAGTTTTATCAGCTTAAACCGAGCATTGAGGCTGCTAAGGAATTAGAAACACGCATCAGTGAACGGCAGCAGAGTTTACAAGCTAAAGAGCAACAGGTGGCAGCTAAACAACAGCAACTTACCAATAAAGAAAAAGAGCGGGAAGAACTCACTCAACGCATCGCAAAAGGGGAGGCGTATTTGCAGCAGAAGAACTCTTGGATAACAGCCCACCCCACCTACGGAATACTCCTTAACAATGAACAGTGGCTACGGAGCCTTGCTGCTGAATATCAACAGCTAAGTGAGCAGATAGCCAGAAAATCACTTAACCTTAGTGAGCAAGAGGCTGCACAACAGCAATTAGCCACAGAGCTCACTGCTGAGCGAGCACTGTTTACCACAAAGCAAGAGGAACTAGCAAAACAACAACAGGACTACACACAGCTAAAGCAGCAATTAGACAAGATAGACGTGGAGGTACTCCACCAAAAGCAAAACACCTACACCCGTGAGCTACAGATCTATCAAGAGGATAAAACGACCCTGCAACAGATCGCCACTTATCAAGAGGTGATAGCCAAGACTGCAAACCATTTAGAGGCACTTCATCAAGCTGAGCAACGCGATACAGTACGCTTAAAGGAGTTGGAGACTTCAAAGCAGGCAGCAGAAATCAAATACGAGACTACTGAGCAGCTTTATCAAAAGGCACAAATAGAGCATTCAGAGAGTGTAACTGCCCTGCGCGAGAGCCTTACAGAGGGAGAAGCCTGTCCTGTTTGTGGGGCTACGCATCATCCTTATGCTCACAGTGCAGCTGCGGAGCATATCCTCGCTTCTCTACAAGAAGAACTCAATCGCGCCAGAACAACCCTGACAGAGCAGAACAACACCTATGTCGCTACGGCAGCACAGTTAAAGCACACTTCTGAAAGTATCATAGAGCAAACGCAACGTCTCAAAGAGCAAGAGGCTCAATTGCAGCAAGCTGAGCGTACCTTGCAGCAATCGAGTAAAAGCAATGAATACACTGAAGGGCAAGCGTTGGCGTATATCACCGATAGGATAGCGGAATTGACCATTCTTTCAGAAGAGAATAACCGCCTATTTGAGCAGCACAACGCCCTTAAAAAGCAATCGGATAGTGCCTTCCTTACCGTTGAAGGTACACGGCGGGCACTCGATACGCTCAAAGAGAAACTTACCTCCTTAGAAGAACAACACCAGCAAATAACCTCTGAAACACAGACTTTATCATTAGAAAAAGAAAGCTACGTCCAGCAGCAGACCTCACAGCTTTCACAGCTTAGTCGTTTGCAATTAGAAGAGGAATGGCACACGCTCTTTAAGCGAGATACAGCACAATTCACAACTAAGATAAGCACAGCAATAAGCGAACTAAGAAGTGTCTCAGCAGAAGTAGAAAAGGCAAAAGAAAAACTCTCCGTATACGCTCAAAAGAACATACAGTTTTCCTCTGAAATAGACAGCTTAAAGAAGGATACGGCTCAGCAGCAAGCTACCTTGCAGCAAGAGCGTACAGAAGTTGAGAAACTGATCAGCGAGCGTACAGGCTTGTTGGAAGGTAAGCGTGTCAGTGCCGTAGAAGCATCCTACACAACAGCGATTCAAACCCTAACCCAAACCCTTCAACAACAGCAACAAGCCTTTAACGAGGCAAACCTGCAACACACCGAATTGCAAAGCAAAGCCAAGTCATTGCGGGAGGCACAGCACCAGTCGGCTGAGCGCATTGCCTCTGCTGAGGAACGCATTACTAAGTGGATTGCTACGCACTACCCCGATAGCGTAGATGAGGTCTACAGACACCGTCAAGAATGGGCGGCAATACCTCATACACAATTGCAAGCCTTACGCACTAAACAGCAACAGATTGAGGCAAACCTCCTCAAGCAGCGAACCATAGTAGAGCAAAGCTCACAACGCCTTAATGAACATTTACAAGGTGAAGTGCCCTCACTTTCTCAAAGTGAGCTAAGTGCACAACTGCAAGCAACTGAGCAGCAGCACGACTCCCTTCATCAACAATTGGTGCTCAAGCAAGGCGAACTCTTAGCCGATACTCAGCAGCAAGCCTCCGTAAAAACTCTCCAAGTGGAGCGAACTGCAAAAGCAACCGAGGCAGAGCGTTGGGCACAACTCAACAGCCTTATAGGCAGTGCCGATGGACACCGTTTCCGTCAGTACGCCCAAGAGTACACCTTAGAAATGCTCTTGCGACACGCCAACCAGCAGATGAAGTACATCAACCGCCGTTATAGCTTGCAGCGCATTCCCTCCTCACTGAGTATTCAAGTGGTAGACCACGATATGGGTGACGAAATACGCTCAGTGTACTCCCTCTCAGGAGGTGAATCCTTCTTAGTGTCGCTGGCACTCGCCTTAGCTCTTTCATCGCTTTCCTCTACCAATATGAACATCGAAACACTCTTCATCGATGAAGGCTTTGGCGCCCTCGATGTCGATACGCTCTCCGTAGCCTTAGACGCCTTAGAAAGCCTACAAAAGCAAGGCAAGAAAGTAGGCGTCATCTCGCACGTGCAAGAGATGGTAGAGCGCATTCCTGTGAAAATACAGGTAAAGAAAGAAGGCAACGGCAAAAGCGTCATTAGCTTATAG
- the hemB gene encoding porphobilinogen synthase, protein MYPLRRNRRLRLNESVRSLVRETVVTPNDFIVPLFVEEGKGVKEGIASMPDYYRYSLDLLVGEVKELWALGIKSVLLFVKVPDHLKDNKGTEAANPDGLMQRAIRTVKEAVPEMVVMTDVALDPYSVYGHDGIVEGGKIVNDATVEALCAMGLSHAAAGADFIAPSDMMDGRILALRETLENNSFEDVGIMAYSAKYASAFYGPFRDALESAPVDAQNIPKDKKTYQMDFHNRLEALREVRMDIEEGADIVMVKPGLPYLDVVREVKNKSEVPVAVYQVSGEYAMTKAAAANGWLDHDAVMMEQLVAIKRAGADLIATYFAKEAAKLL, encoded by the coding sequence ATGTATCCATTAAGAAGAAATAGACGTTTGCGCCTGAATGAATCGGTGCGTAGTTTGGTAAGGGAGACGGTGGTTACTCCCAATGATTTTATAGTGCCGCTCTTTGTAGAAGAAGGCAAAGGCGTAAAGGAAGGGATCGCTTCGATGCCCGATTATTATCGCTACAGCTTGGATTTGCTCGTAGGCGAGGTGAAGGAGCTATGGGCGTTGGGCATCAAGTCGGTATTGCTGTTTGTGAAGGTGCCTGACCATTTGAAGGACAATAAGGGCACTGAGGCAGCAAACCCCGACGGACTGATGCAACGGGCAATACGCACCGTAAAGGAAGCCGTGCCAGAGATGGTGGTGATGACCGATGTGGCACTTGACCCTTACTCAGTCTACGGGCACGATGGCATTGTAGAGGGGGGTAAGATCGTCAATGATGCTACCGTAGAGGCGTTGTGTGCTATGGGCTTGTCGCACGCAGCGGCGGGAGCGGATTTTATCGCTCCGAGTGATATGATGGATGGGCGCATCCTCGCCTTGCGTGAAACCCTTGAGAACAACAGTTTTGAGGACGTGGGGATTATGGCTTACAGTGCGAAGTACGCCTCGGCATTCTATGGTCCTTTCCGCGATGCTTTGGAGAGTGCTCCCGTAGATGCACAGAACATTCCGAAAGATAAGAAGACTTACCAGATGGACTTCCACAATCGCTTGGAGGCTTTGCGCGAGGTGCGTATGGACATAGAGGAGGGGGCGGACATTGTGATGGTAAAGCCTGGGCTGCCCTATCTCGACGTGGTGCGCGAGGTGAAGAACAAGAGTGAAGTGCCTGTGGCGGTATACCAAGTATCGGGTGAATATGCGATGACAAAAGCCGCCGCTGCCAATGGCTGGCTTGACCACGATGCTGTGATGATGGAGCAGTTAGTAGCCATCAAGCGCGCAGGGGCAGACCTTATCGCTACTTACTTTGCCAAAGAGGCGGCAAAGTTGTTGTAG
- a CDS encoding type B 50S ribosomal protein L31, producing MKKDTHPESYRLVAFKDMSNDDIFITKSTIDTKETIEVDGVEYPLVKLEISRTSHPYYTGKSKLIDTAGRIDKFKNKYAKFKK from the coding sequence ATGAAAAAGGACACACATCCAGAATCTTACAGATTGGTAGCGTTTAAAGATATGTCGAACGACGATATTTTTATCACCAAGTCTACCATTGACACCAAAGAGACTATCGAGGTGGACGGGGTGGAATACCCATTAGTGAAGTTGGAAATTTCGCGTACTTCACACCCTTATTACACAGGGAAATCGAAACTTATTGATACTGCTGGACGTATTGATAAGTTCAAAAACAAATACGCAAAGTTTAAGAAGTAG
- a CDS encoding formimidoylglutamase: MALLYLQPIDSEIHLSDYKPQQVGFQLQKYVHEGVFPDLEGVRIAFFCVERFKGEGNALRRHLYRLYMGNWGFQIADLGNLPLGETEEDTHFAVKELSEYLIRKGIIPLVVGGEQHITYAMYRAFDALEQMVNLVTVDAKFDFGSEQELFIESSYLSRILSEPPVNLLDYTNIGYQSYYVAQEELDLLEKMCFEAHRLGNITADLRTIEPAMRNADIISVDMSCVQTRDLGLERGYVNGLTNREICTVARYAGISSNVQICGIFEIPATDMAAQLVAEMIWYFYEGFNFRTKELPLVNDENYTKYIVPIEDIQLEFFKSNLTDRWWLKPGGDKYAQPQNHIPPGLIPCLEQEYEAAVQGVIPERWWRSYRKAL, from the coding sequence ATGGCTTTATTGTATTTACAACCTATTGACAGTGAGATTCATTTGAGTGATTATAAGCCTCAGCAGGTGGGCTTTCAGTTGCAGAAATACGTGCACGAGGGCGTCTTTCCTGACTTGGAAGGGGTGCGAATTGCGTTTTTTTGTGTGGAACGCTTTAAGGGGGAAGGCAATGCTTTGCGTCGCCATCTGTACCGCTTGTATATGGGCAATTGGGGGTTCCAGATCGCCGATTTGGGCAATTTGCCGCTGGGGGAGACGGAGGAGGATACGCATTTTGCAGTGAAAGAGCTCTCGGAGTACTTGATTCGCAAGGGGATTATCCCTTTGGTGGTGGGCGGCGAGCAGCATATCACTTATGCGATGTACCGCGCTTTCGACGCATTGGAGCAGATGGTCAATCTGGTGACGGTGGATGCAAAATTCGATTTTGGGAGTGAGCAGGAGCTTTTTATTGAGAGCTCATACCTGAGTAGAATCCTCTCAGAGCCGCCTGTTAACTTATTGGATTACACAAATATAGGCTATCAATCGTACTACGTAGCGCAGGAGGAACTCGATTTGCTGGAGAAGATGTGTTTTGAGGCACACAGGTTGGGCAACATCACGGCTGATTTGCGCACGATTGAGCCTGCGATGCGCAACGCGGATATTATCAGTGTGGATATGAGCTGTGTGCAGACGCGTGATTTGGGGCTGGAGCGGGGCTATGTCAATGGGCTGACGAACCGCGAGATTTGCACGGTGGCGCGCTATGCGGGGATTAGCAGTAATGTGCAGATCTGTGGGATTTTTGAGATTCCCGCCACGGATATGGCAGCGCAGTTGGTCGCTGAGATGATTTGGTATTTTTATGAGGGCTTTAACTTCCGCACTAAGGAACTACCACTGGTAAACGACGAGAATTACACGAAGTATATTGTGCCGATTGAGGATATTCAGTTGGAGTTTTTCAAGAGTAACCTCACGGATCGATGGTGGCTTAAGCCTGGGGGCGATAAGTATGCACAGCCTCAGAACCACATTCCGCCAGGGCTTATACCGTGTTTGGAGCAGGAGTACGAGGCGGCTGTGCAGGGGGTAATCCCTGAGCGTTGGTGGCGTTCGTATCGCAAAGCGTTGTAA
- a CDS encoding c-type cytochrome, which produces MKRLFLTLAAVAFLAVGCGNGNGSNNNSGSEAVEDTNSETPSASSDNSREAPPADDSWKENKGIGPVKTLKTPLAATPDAAMAAEGKELFINYCSSCHKVNRNFLGPTPKGILERRTPEWVMNMIMNPDEMRKKDPIAKKLHEQYPSIMTDYKLKEDQVRAILEYFRTLE; this is translated from the coding sequence ATGAAGCGATTATTTTTAACACTTGCAGCAGTTGCTTTTTTAGCCGTAGGATGTGGCAATGGCAACGGCTCTAACAATAATTCGGGTTCGGAGGCAGTGGAGGACACGAATAGCGAAACTCCCTCAGCATCAAGTGATAACAGCAGAGAGGCTCCTCCTGCTGACGATTCGTGGAAGGAGAATAAAGGCATCGGACCTGTGAAGACGCTCAAGACGCCTTTGGCAGCGACTCCTGATGCGGCAATGGCTGCTGAAGGTAAGGAGCTGTTTATCAACTATTGCAGCAGTTGCCATAAGGTGAACCGCAACTTTTTGGGACCTACACCGAAGGGGATTTTGGAGCGCCGCACGCCTGAGTGGGTGATGAATATGATTATGAACCCCGATGAGATGCGCAAGAAGGATCCGATAGCTAAGAAGTTGCACGAGCAGTATCCTTCGATAATGACGGACTATAAGCTCAAGGAGGATCAGGTACGTGCTATCTTAGAGTATTTCAGGACGTTAGAGTAG
- a CDS encoding DUF2271 domain-containing protein, which translates to MKIKYLLWMIGAAIIAFSFTQQASSKKYKCLIQLTNYKGEGAYVVASLIDPQGKYERTLQVIGDDPEWYSELTEWWKFYGKRKVIDGITGATIKAGERTVKVLDIDDSKMNKGYKIRFETAVEDEYYYAKDAEVVLSTENLNVKVEGKGYIRYVRLIPNDK; encoded by the coding sequence ATGAAAATTAAATATCTTTTATGGATGATTGGGGCTGCTATTATAGCGTTCTCATTTACGCAACAAGCCTCGTCAAAGAAATATAAATGCCTTATCCAACTGACTAATTACAAGGGCGAAGGGGCGTACGTAGTAGCATCACTGATCGACCCTCAAGGCAAGTATGAGAGGACGTTGCAGGTGATTGGCGACGACCCTGAGTGGTATAGTGAACTTACTGAATGGTGGAAGTTCTATGGTAAGCGCAAGGTGATTGATGGTATCACAGGGGCGACTATCAAGGCGGGTGAACGCACTGTGAAAGTGCTCGACATTGACGACTCGAAGATGAATAAAGGTTACAAAATTCGGTTTGAGACCGCTGTGGAAGATGAGTACTACTACGCCAAGGATGCTGAGGTTGTGCTTTCAACTGAGAATCTGAATGTTAAAGTTGAAGGGAAGGGATATATCCGCTACGTACGGCTTATTCCGAATGATAAATAA